Proteins from a genomic interval of Stenotrophomonas maltophilia:
- the ctaD gene encoding cytochrome c oxidase subunit I: protein MAHSAVGHDDHHHHQSFFERWFFSTNHKDIGTLYLGFSFIMFIIGAAMSVVIRAELAQPGLQFVKPEFFNQMTTVHALVMIFGGVMPAFVGLANWMIPLQIGAPDMALPRMNNWSFWLLPVAFSLLLLTLFLPGGAPAGGWTLYPPLSLQGGYNVAFSVFAIHVAGISSIMGAINIIATVLNMRAPGIDLLKMPIFCWAWLITAFLLIAVMPVLAGAVTMLLTDKFFGTSFFNAAGGGDPVMYQHIFWFFGHPEVYIMILPAFGVVSEIIPTFSRKPLFGYQAMVYATAAIAFLSFIVWAHHMFTVGMPLGGEIYFMFATMLISIPTGVKVFNWVSTMWRGSLTFEAPMLWSVAFVILFTIGGFSGLMLAIVAADFQYHDTYFVVAHFHYVLVTGAVFALIAAVYYWWPKWTGRMYSEKWAKVHFWWSIVFVNLLFFPQHFLGLAGMPRRIPDYSVAFADWNLISSIGAFGMFVTPFMMAAILLSSLRNGEKAEARSWEGARGLEWTLPSPAPAHTFTTPPTIRPGDLAHDDITH from the coding sequence ATGGCGCACTCGGCAGTTGGGCACGACGATCACCATCACCACCAGAGCTTCTTCGAGCGTTGGTTCTTCTCGACCAACCACAAGGACATCGGCACGCTGTACCTCGGTTTCAGCTTCATCATGTTCATCATCGGTGCGGCGATGAGCGTGGTGATCCGGGCCGAGCTGGCGCAGCCGGGCCTGCAGTTCGTCAAGCCCGAGTTCTTCAACCAGATGACCACCGTGCATGCGCTGGTGATGATCTTCGGCGGCGTGATGCCGGCCTTTGTCGGCCTCGCCAACTGGATGATCCCGCTGCAGATCGGCGCGCCGGACATGGCGCTGCCGCGCATGAACAACTGGTCGTTCTGGCTGCTGCCGGTGGCCTTCAGCCTGCTGCTGCTGACCCTGTTCCTGCCTGGTGGCGCGCCGGCCGGTGGCTGGACGCTGTACCCGCCGCTGTCGCTGCAGGGCGGTTACAACGTCGCCTTCAGCGTGTTCGCCATCCACGTGGCCGGTATCAGCTCGATCATGGGCGCGATCAACATCATCGCCACCGTGCTGAACATGCGCGCGCCGGGCATCGACCTGCTGAAGATGCCGATCTTCTGCTGGGCCTGGCTGATCACCGCATTCCTGCTGATCGCGGTGATGCCGGTGCTGGCCGGTGCGGTGACCATGCTGCTGACCGACAAGTTCTTCGGCACCAGCTTCTTCAACGCCGCCGGTGGCGGTGACCCGGTGATGTACCAGCACATTTTCTGGTTCTTCGGGCACCCCGAGGTCTACATCATGATCCTGCCCGCCTTCGGCGTGGTCAGCGAGATCATCCCGACGTTCAGCCGCAAGCCGCTGTTCGGCTACCAGGCGATGGTGTACGCCACCGCCGCGATCGCGTTCCTGTCGTTCATCGTCTGGGCCCACCACATGTTCACCGTGGGCATGCCGCTGGGTGGCGAGATCTACTTCATGTTCGCCACCATGCTGATCTCGATCCCAACCGGCGTAAAGGTGTTCAACTGGGTCAGCACCATGTGGCGTGGCTCGCTGACGTTCGAGGCGCCGATGCTGTGGTCGGTGGCCTTCGTCATCCTGTTCACCATCGGCGGCTTCTCCGGCCTGATGCTGGCGATCGTGGCGGCAGATTTCCAATACCACGACACCTACTTCGTGGTCGCCCACTTCCACTACGTGCTGGTGACCGGTGCGGTGTTCGCGTTGATCGCCGCGGTGTACTACTGGTGGCCCAAGTGGACCGGGCGCATGTACAGCGAGAAATGGGCCAAGGTGCACTTCTGGTGGTCGATCGTGTTCGTCAACCTGCTGTTCTTCCCGCAGCACTTCCTCGGCCTGGCCGGCATGCCGCGCCGCATTCCCGATTACAGCGTGGCGTTTGCCGACTGGAACCTGATCAGCTCGATCGGTGCGTTCGGCATGTTCGTCACCCCGTTCATGATGGCCGCGATCCTGCTGTCGTCGCTGCGCAACGGCGAGAAGGCCGAAGCGCGCAGCTGGGAAGGCGCGCGTGGCCTGGAATGGACGCTGCCGTCGCCGGCACCGGCTCACACCTTCACCACGCCGCCGACCATCCGCCCGGGGGATCTGGCGCATGACGACATCACGCATTGA
- a CDS encoding cytochrome c oxidase assembly protein, giving the protein MSEAPASTPSRSAGLPRLIGVAVAVFLLTFSLVPLYRIACEKVFGVRLERGPGGEASAGAAAGKRTVRVEFDGGVNSRLPWSFHPEQLTMDVVPGELNEALYFARNDSQQAVVGSAVPSVAPARASGFFSKTECFCFTAQTLQAGEKRDMPVRFIVDPDLPPEIRTITLSYTFYRNDALSDRLAPAATSEGAHAAP; this is encoded by the coding sequence ATGAGCGAGGCGCCAGCCAGCACACCGTCACGCAGTGCGGGGCTGCCGCGCCTGATCGGTGTGGCGGTGGCGGTGTTCCTGCTCACGTTCTCGCTGGTGCCGCTGTACCGCATCGCTTGCGAGAAGGTGTTCGGTGTTCGCCTGGAGCGCGGCCCCGGTGGCGAAGCCAGTGCGGGTGCTGCAGCTGGCAAGCGCACCGTGCGCGTGGAGTTCGATGGCGGCGTCAATTCGCGCCTGCCCTGGTCGTTCCATCCCGAGCAGTTGACCATGGACGTGGTGCCCGGCGAACTCAACGAAGCGCTGTACTTCGCCCGCAACGACAGCCAGCAGGCGGTGGTCGGCAGTGCGGTGCCTTCGGTGGCGCCGGCACGTGCCTCGGGCTTCTTCAGCAAGACCGAGTGCTTCTGCTTCACCGCGCAGACGCTGCAGGCTGGCGAGAAGCGCGACATGCCGGTGCGTTTCATCGTCGATCCGGACCTGCCGCCGGAGATCAGGACGATCACCTTGTCCTACACCTTCTACCGCAACGACGCGCTGTCCGATCGGCTGGCCCCGGCCGCCACCTCGGAAGGCGCGCACGCCGCCCCCTGA